From Streptomyces sp. SCSIO 75703:
GCCGGCGGCGAGCGAGAGCCGCTTGGTCAGCTCGGCGACGTTCTCCTCGGTGAGGAACTTGGCGATCGGGCCGGTCAGCGAACCGTCCTCGCCGACACGGACCCAGGCCAGGCCCTTGGCGCCCTGCGAGACGGCGTAGTCGCCGAGCTGGTCGAAGAACTTGCGGGGCCGGTCGGAGACGTCCGGCACCGGCAGGGCCCGCACGTGCTTGCCGGCGAAGGCCTTGAAGGCGGAGCCCTCGAAGATGTCGGTGATGTCGACCAGTTCCAGGAGCGCGCGCAGGTCCGGCTTGTCGGAGCCGTACTTCAGCATCGCCTCGCGGAACGGGATGCGCGGGAAGGGCGAGGTGACCTCGCGCCCCTCGCCGAACTCGGTGAACAGCTCGGTCATGAGCTGCTCGACCGGGCGGAAGATGTCCTCCTGCTCGACGAAGCTCATCTCGACGTCGAGCTGGTAGAACTCGCCCGGCGAACGGTCGGCGCGGGCGTCCTCGTCGCGGAAGCAGGGCGCGATCTGGAAGTAGCGGTCGAAGCCGGAGACCATCAGGAGCTGCTTGAACTGCTGGGGCGCCTGCGGCAGGGCGTAGAAGCGGCCCGCGTGCAGCCGGGAGGGCACGACGAAGTCGCGGGCGCCCTCGGGGGAGGTGGCGGTGAGGATGGGCGTCGCCATCTCGTTGAAGCCGAGGGCCACCATCTTGTGGCGGATGGCCGAGATGACCGCGGTGCGCAGCATGATGTTGCGGTGCATCCGCTCGCGACGCAGGTCGAGGAAGCGGTACTCCAGGCGCCGCTCCTCGTTGACCCCGTCATCGGTGTTGATGGTGAAGGGCAGCGGCTGGGCGGCGCCGAGCAGCTCGACCTCGCCCACCTCGACCTCGATCTCGCCGGTGGGCAGCTCGGGGTTGACGTTCTCGGCGCCGCGGGAGACGACCTTGCCGTCCACGCGGACGGTCGACTCCTTGGTCATCCGGTCCAGCGCCTCGTACGCCTCCGTACCCGGACGGGCGACGAGCTGCGTGATGCCGTAGTGATCGCGCAGATCGATGAAGAGGATGCCGCCCAGGTCTCGCCGATTGTGCAGCCAGCCACTCAGCCGGACGTCGGTGCCGACGTCAGAGGCGCGGAGCTCGCCGCAGGTGTGGGACCTGTACCGATGCATCGTCGTTCATCCAGTCTTCGCGGATCGGGGTCTGGGGATCACGGTGCCTCACGGCGTCGCACGGCCCATGCGCTCACGGTCCGTGTTTCACGTGAAACAACCCCAGCGTACCGGGGACTCATGGCCTGCTTCCTCCCACTTGTCGAGCGGGCGAGCGGTGGCAGCCCCCGATCACCTCTTCTTAAAGTGGGGCAATGCGCACTGGTGAGCCCCTGCCCGAGGTGGGGGACGTCCTGGCGGCTCTCGCCACCGGCCTGTGGCAGTGGGACACCGCCACCGGAGAGGTCACGGTCGACGCGGAGGCCGCCCGGCTGCTCGGGCTGCCGGCCCGCGGCGTGCGGCTCACCGAGGTCCAGGTGCGGGCCCGGCTGCACCCCGAGGACTGGAACGAGATCACCGGTGTGGTCCGGCTCGCCGCCGTCGAGGGCACGCTCGCCGAGGTCCGGCTGCGGATCATGGACGAACGGGATCACGTCGTCCGGATCGTGCGCAGCCGCTCCCGGCCCACCTTCGACCCCGTCCGCAAGGCGTACGAGCTGATCGGCACCCTCCAGGAGGTCGCCCAGCCGGAACCGGGCACCCCCGCCGGGCGCCGGGCGGTCACCGGCGACTGGCGCCGCTCGCGCGAGGCGTTCCTGCTGGACGCGGGACGGGCGCTGGCCGAGGCCCGGTCGACCCGGGAGGTGCTGCGGGTCGCGGCGGGACTGGCGATGCCGGGGTTCTCCCCGGAGGGGCTCGCGGTGTTCGGGGTGGAGGGCGACCGGCTGACCATCATCGGCCACCACGGACAGCAGGACGGCGACGAGGTCCCCTTCGCGAACATGCCGCTGGACACCGACTACCCGGCGGCCGAGGTGGTCCGCACCGGCCGCGCGGTCTACCTCTCCTCCCCCGAGGAGTACCGCACCCGCTACCCGCTCACCTGGCCGCTCGCCGAGCCCTTCGACCGCCGTTCCTGGGCCTTCCTGCCGCTGACGGTGGCGGGCCACACCATGGGCGCCTGGATGGCGGGCTTCACCTACCCGGTCGGCTTCACCCCGGACGAGCGCTCGGTGCTGACCACCGTCGCCCGGATGCTGGCACAGGCGCTGTCACGGGCCGGGGCGGCGGAGACGCAGCGGGAGCTGACGGACGGGCTCCAGCGGTCCATGCTCCCCGTGCTGGGCCCCGACATCCCCGGCGTGGACATCGCCGCCCGCTACGTGCCGACCGGCGGCGGGCTCCAGGTCGGCGGCGACTGGTACGACCTGATCCCGCTGCCCGGCGACCGTTTCGCCCTGGTCATCGGAGACGTCCAGGGCCATGACGTACGGGCCGCCGGGCTGATGGGCCAGTTGCGGATCGCGCTGCGCGCCTACGCCGCCGAGGGCCACCGCCCGGACGCGGTGCTCACCCGCGCCTCCCGCTTCCTGTGCGGCATCAACGGCTCGGACGAGGACCCGGGCGACGTGCGCTTCGCCACCTGCCTCTACATCGAGGTCGACCCGCTCACCGGGACCGCGCACAGCGCCCGCGCCGGGCACCTGGACCCGGTGGTGCGGATGGCGGACGGGACGGCGCTGATCCGGGCCACGGCGGGCGGGCTGCCGCTCGGCATCGACCCGGACGCCGACTACCCGACCACGCGGCTCGCCCTGGAGCCCGGCGACACCCTGCTGCTCTGCACGGACGGGCTGGTCGAGACGGGCGGCCACGACCTGCAGAGCGGCTGGGTCCGGCTGCGGAACGTCCTGGAGCGGCACACCGGCGACCTGGAGGCGCTGGCCGACGCCCTGGTCGGGGTCGTGCACGGCCCGACCTCGTACTACACGACCGGGCCCCTCGTGGACCGGCGCGAGGACGACATCGCCCTGCTGCTCCTGTGCCGCCAGGACGTGGCGGCCGGGGCCGGCGGGGCCCCGGCGCGGCGGCCCCCGGTCCGGCGGACCATGCTGACGATCGCGCAGGCCGAGCCGGAGCGGATCGCCGCCGCCCGCGAACACCTGCGGGACCTGTTGTACGACTGGCCGGACGGCGAGCAGCGGGACGCGGCGGTGTTGCTGCTCTCCGAGATGCTGACCAACGTCCTGGTCCACACCGACGCCGACGCGCTGCTGGTCGCGGAGGTGACCGGGGAGCCCGGCGAGCGGCGCATCCACGTGGAGGTCAGCGACTCCGGCAAGGAGCTGCCGCACAAGCGGCGGCCGGGGGAGATGGCGTCGTCCGGGCGCGGACTGGTGCTGATCGAGATGCTCGCGGACGCCTGGGGCGTCGCCCCGCGCGGCACCGGCAAGAGCATCTGGTACGAGGTCTACGAGTCCGGTGCCCCGGCGGAGCCCGGGGACGTTCCCGGCGGCGGGGCCGCGTAGCGGTCCTGGAGTTCGTGCACGATGCCGAAGGCCGCCGCGGTGAGCGGCACGGCCAGGAGCATGCCGAGGATGCCGGCGACGGCGGCGCCCGCGGTCAGCGCGAGCAGCACGACCGCGGGGTGCATCTGCACGGTGCGGCTCTGGATCACCGGCTGGAGCACGTGCCCCTCCAGCACCTGCACGGCGACCACCACCCCGAGCGCCCACACGGCGATGACGAACCCCCGGTCGGCGAGGGCCACCAGCACGGAGACGGTGCCCGAGATGAAGGCGCCGAGGTAGGGGATGTAGGCGCCGACGAAGACCAGGGCGCCGAGGCCGAGCGCGCCGGGGACGCGCAGGACCAGCAGGCCGACGGTGATGCAGAAGGCGTCGATCAGGGCGATGAAGGTGGTGCCGCGCATGAAGCCCTCGACGGCGCCGTAGGCCCGCCGGGCCATGGCCTCGACCGTGTCGGCGCTGTGCGTCGGGGCCACCGCCCGCACAGCGCCGACGGCGCGGTCGGAGTCGCGCAGGAAGAAGAAGACGAGGAGCAGGGCGAGGACCGCGACGGCGGCGGTCTCGCCGACCACGCTCACCCCGCTGATCACCCCGGAGGCGGCGGTGCCGCCGAACTTGGCCAGCAGTTCGCGGGCGTTGGTGGCGAGGTCGTCCAGGGAGGTGCCGGCCGCCCCGAAGTGCTCGGCGATGCCGCGGGCGGCGTGCCGCAGCGAGGCGAGGATCTGGGCGCCGCTGTCGACGAGCGCGGTCACCACGACGTAGACGGCACCGCCGACCACGGCGACGACGGCGACGCAGGTCAGCCCGGCGGCGAGCGAACGCTGCACCCGGGCCCGTACGAGCCGTCGGTGCAGGGGCCGCAGCAGGGCGGTGCCGAGCAGGGCCAGCAGGACGGGCGTGACCGCGGTGCGCAGTTCGACACAGATCCGGATGGCGACCCAGCCGACGCCGCTGGCGAGCAGGAGGACCACGCACCAGGCGGCGAAGCGGCGTACCGGGTCGGGGAGGAGCTGCACAGCCTCCACCCGACCACGCGCCGGGCGGCCTGTCCTGTGCGGAAGGCCGCCCGGGTGACACGGCGTCAGCCGGGGATCAGGCCCCCGGGCCCTCGCCGGACATGCCGTGGACGGCGGGGACCGAGCCCAGACGGCCCTTCTGGAAGTCCTCGAAGGCCTGCTGGAGTTCCTCGCGGGTGTTCATGACGAACGGGCCGTAGTGGGCCATCGGCTCCCGGATCGGCCGGCCGCCGAGCAGGACGACCTCCAGGTCGGGGGTGTGGGAGTCCTGCTTCTCGTCCGCGCGGACGGTCAGCGAGGAGCCCGCGCCGAAGACGGCGGTCTGGCCCAGGTGGACCGGGCGCCGCTCGGCACCGACACTGCCGCGGCCGGCCATGACGTAGGCGAGGCCGTTGAAGTCCTCGCGCCAGGGCAGGGTGATCTCGGCGCCCGGTGCCAGCGTCGCGTGGATCATGGTGATCGGCGTGTGGGTGATGCCGGGGCCCTCGTGGCCGTCCAGCGCGCCGGCGATGACGCGCAGCAGCGCGCCGCCGTCGGGGGAGGTGAGGAGCTGGACGCTGCCGCCGCGGATGTCCTGGTAGCGCGGCGCCATCATCTTGTCCTTGGCCGGCAGGTTCACCCAGAGCTGGAGGCCGTGGAAGAGGCCGCCGGAGACGACCAGCTCCTCCGGCGGGGCCTCGATGTGGAGCAGGCCGCTGCCGGCGGTCATCCACTGGGTGTCGCCGTCGGTGATGGTCCCGCCGCCGCCGTGGCTGTCCTGGTGGTCGAAGGTGCCGTCGATGATGTAGGTGACGGTCTCGAAGCCGCGGTGGGGGTGCCAGGGCGTGCCCTTGGGCTCCCCGGGCGCGTACTCCACCTCACCCATCTGGTCCATCATGATGAACGGGTCGAGATGGCGGTAGTTGATCCCGGCGAACGCGCGGCGCACCGGGAAGCCCTCCCCCTCGAAACCGCCGGGCGCGGTCGTGACGGTGAGCACGGGGCGCGCCACGGCGTCGGCGGGCGCGGATACACGGGGCAGCGTCAACGGGTTCTCGACGGTCACTGCGGGCATGTCGGTACCTCCTCGGGTACGACCACTTTAGTTGAGCGTTGAACTTCTTGCCACTCCCAACCGAGAAAGCCCGGAGGGTATTCCCTCCGGGCTCGCTTCGGCGCGACCACGTCAGCCGCGCGTCCGGCGCGTCATCCGTACATCCGGCGCATGGCGAAATCGACCATCTGTTCGACGGCCTTGGCGTCGAACACCATCCGGTGCTCGCCCTCCATGTCCAGCACGAAGCCGTACCCCGTCGGCAGCAGGTCGATCACCTCCGCGCCGGTGATCACGAAGTACTTGGACTCCTTGCCCGCGTAGCGGCGCAACTCCTTGAGCGAGGTGAACATGGGGATCACCGGCTGCTGGGTGTTGTGCAGGGCGAGGAAGCCGGGGTTGTCGCCGCGTGGGCAGTAGACCTTCGAGGTGGCGAAGATCTGCTGGAAGTCCTCGGCGGCCATCTGCCCCGTCGTGAACGCGCGCACCGCGTCCGCGAGGGAGGGCGGGGACGGCTCGGGGTACAGCGGCGGCTGCTGCCCGTATCCGCCGGACATCGGCTGCTGCGGCGGGGCGTACTGCTGCTGAGGGCCCGCGGTCTGGTCGTAGCCGTACATGCGGCAAAGAGTAACGAGTCACAGATGGACCGCTTGGGGTTGCTTCTTATTACCGACGGGTAGCATCATCGGAACACCAATCGGAACGTGTACGGACGCGAGGAGACAGCGCCTCGC
This genomic window contains:
- the aspS gene encoding aspartate--tRNA ligase, which codes for MHRYRSHTCGELRASDVGTDVRLSGWLHNRRDLGGILFIDLRDHYGITQLVARPGTEAYEALDRMTKESTVRVDGKVVSRGAENVNPELPTGEIEVEVGEVELLGAAQPLPFTINTDDGVNEERRLEYRFLDLRRERMHRNIMLRTAVISAIRHKMVALGFNEMATPILTATSPEGARDFVVPSRLHAGRFYALPQAPQQFKQLLMVSGFDRYFQIAPCFRDEDARADRSPGEFYQLDVEMSFVEQEDIFRPVEQLMTELFTEFGEGREVTSPFPRIPFREAMLKYGSDKPDLRALLELVDITDIFEGSAFKAFAGKHVRALPVPDVSDRPRKFFDQLGDYAVSQGAKGLAWVRVGEDGSLTGPIAKFLTEENVAELTKRLSLAAGHAVFFGAGEFDEVSKIMGAVRVEAARRAGHFEENVFRFCWIVDFPMYEKDEETGRIDFSHNPFSMPQGGLEALENQDPLSILAWQYDIVCNGVELSSGAIRNHEPEIMLKAFEIAGYDAETVEREFAGMLRALRFGAPPHGGIAPGVDRIVMLLADEPNIRETIAFPLNGNAQDLMMGAPSELDEARLRELHLTVRKPQPK
- a CDS encoding SpoIIE family protein phosphatase; its protein translation is MRTGEPLPEVGDVLAALATGLWQWDTATGEVTVDAEAARLLGLPARGVRLTEVQVRARLHPEDWNEITGVVRLAAVEGTLAEVRLRIMDERDHVVRIVRSRSRPTFDPVRKAYELIGTLQEVAQPEPGTPAGRRAVTGDWRRSREAFLLDAGRALAEARSTREVLRVAAGLAMPGFSPEGLAVFGVEGDRLTIIGHHGQQDGDEVPFANMPLDTDYPAAEVVRTGRAVYLSSPEEYRTRYPLTWPLAEPFDRRSWAFLPLTVAGHTMGAWMAGFTYPVGFTPDERSVLTTVARMLAQALSRAGAAETQRELTDGLQRSMLPVLGPDIPGVDIAARYVPTGGGLQVGGDWYDLIPLPGDRFALVIGDVQGHDVRAAGLMGQLRIALRAYAAEGHRPDAVLTRASRFLCGINGSDEDPGDVRFATCLYIEVDPLTGTAHSARAGHLDPVVRMADGTALIRATAGGLPLGIDPDADYPTTRLALEPGDTLLLCTDGLVETGGHDLQSGWVRLRNVLERHTGDLEALADALVGVVHGPTSYYTTGPLVDRREDDIALLLLCRQDVAAGAGGAPARRPPVRRTMLTIAQAEPERIAAAREHLRDLLYDWPDGEQRDAAVLLLSEMLTNVLVHTDADALLVAEVTGEPGERRIHVEVSDSGKELPHKRRPGEMASSGRGLVLIEMLADAWGVAPRGTGKSIWYEVYESGAPAEPGDVPGGGAA
- a CDS encoding AI-2E family transporter, which gives rise to MQLLPDPVRRFAAWCVVLLLASGVGWVAIRICVELRTAVTPVLLALLGTALLRPLHRRLVRARVQRSLAAGLTCVAVVAVVGGAVYVVVTALVDSGAQILASLRHAARGIAEHFGAAGTSLDDLATNARELLAKFGGTAASGVISGVSVVGETAAVAVLALLLVFFFLRDSDRAVGAVRAVAPTHSADTVEAMARRAYGAVEGFMRGTTFIALIDAFCITVGLLVLRVPGALGLGALVFVGAYIPYLGAFISGTVSVLVALADRGFVIAVWALGVVVAVQVLEGHVLQPVIQSRTVQMHPAVVLLALTAGAAVAGILGMLLAVPLTAAAFGIVHELQDRYAAPPPGTSPGSAGAPDS
- a CDS encoding pirin family protein translates to MPAVTVENPLTLPRVSAPADAVARPVLTVTTAPGGFEGEGFPVRRAFAGINYRHLDPFIMMDQMGEVEYAPGEPKGTPWHPHRGFETVTYIIDGTFDHQDSHGGGGTITDGDTQWMTAGSGLLHIEAPPEELVVSGGLFHGLQLWVNLPAKDKMMAPRYQDIRGGSVQLLTSPDGGALLRVIAGALDGHEGPGITHTPITMIHATLAPGAEITLPWREDFNGLAYVMAGRGSVGAERRPVHLGQTAVFGAGSSLTVRADEKQDSHTPDLEVVLLGGRPIREPMAHYGPFVMNTREELQQAFEDFQKGRLGSVPAVHGMSGEGPGA
- a CDS encoding SseB family protein; this encodes MYGYDQTAGPQQQYAPPQQPMSGGYGQQPPLYPEPSPPSLADAVRAFTTGQMAAEDFQQIFATSKVYCPRGDNPGFLALHNTQQPVIPMFTSLKELRRYAGKESKYFVITGAEVIDLLPTGYGFVLDMEGEHRMVFDAKAVEQMVDFAMRRMYG